A portion of the Candidatus Zixiibacteriota bacterium genome contains these proteins:
- the meaB gene encoding methylmalonyl Co-A mutase-associated GTPase MeaB, producing the protein MTVLEKFQGGDVRALSKLISYVEDGENGSQDLLGILYSKIGHALRIGITGPPGAGKSTLVNALVHQYLARKNKVGIIAVDPTSPFTGGALLGDRVRMYEFPSDGSVYFRSMATRGASGGLADATNNVATIFDAFGFDLTLIETVGVGQVELDIVDACDVVVVVLVPESGDAVQTMKAGLMEIGDIFVVNKADRPGAERIAAELKMTLDIRKHPASGWRPPIESTDAVNKKNIDRVILRIDEFIAFRKERNQFTAHRRDQIKRTILASIKLQFDRDFLSQVSTEENINEIIDRVEKNKESPYAIASEIYSRFA; encoded by the coding sequence ATGACAGTACTGGAGAAGTTTCAGGGCGGGGATGTGCGGGCGCTTTCCAAACTCATCTCGTATGTCGAGGATGGTGAGAATGGCTCGCAGGATCTGCTTGGGATATTGTATTCCAAAATCGGCCATGCCCTTCGTATAGGCATAACCGGCCCGCCCGGCGCAGGGAAATCAACCCTCGTGAACGCGCTCGTCCACCAATACCTTGCCCGAAAAAACAAGGTCGGCATAATCGCTGTCGACCCAACCTCTCCGTTCACCGGCGGCGCATTACTGGGCGACCGGGTGCGTATGTATGAGTTTCCCTCAGATGGCTCGGTCTATTTTCGTTCAATGGCAACACGCGGCGCAAGCGGAGGGCTGGCCGATGCCACCAACAATGTGGCAACCATCTTTGATGCTTTTGGTTTTGATCTTACCCTTATTGAAACGGTCGGGGTGGGTCAGGTTGAACTTGATATTGTGGATGCCTGTGATGTTGTGGTGGTGGTTCTTGTGCCTGAATCAGGCGATGCGGTGCAGACGATGAAGGCCGGTCTGATGGAAATCGGCGATATTTTTGTTGTCAATAAAGCCGACCGTCCAGGGGCGGAACGAATCGCGGCAGAACTCAAGATGACTTTGGATATTCGCAAGCATCCGGCTTCGGGCTGGCGTCCGCCGATAGAGTCAACCGATGCGGTGAATAAGAAAAATATTGACCGTGTTATTCTGCGGATAGACGAATTTATTGCTTTTCGGAAGGAGCGCAATCAGTTCACTGCGCATAGAAGGGATCAGATCAAAAGGACGATACTGGCATCGATAAAATTGCAGTTTGACAGGGATTTTCTCAGCCAAGTTTCAACCGAAGAGAATATCAATGAAATTATTGATCGGGTGGAAAAGAATAAAGAAAGTCCCTACGCCATAGCGTCAGAGATTTATAGCCGGTTCGCTTAA
- a CDS encoding glycosyltransferase family 39 protein, with the protein MSHQQSNHVSLGRKAFLIILITAIGLRLLCFGLMYWQVPPEKWSRLTPDSDQYAQASSTILKNFDFDTHTIKKQGPGYPAFLALAGWRNDDDSIRIILIQIILGAFSSVLIAKLALQLGGARNVAFIAGMAHSLSPAAISLSNILLTECLFVFLMLSGFTLALGAFKSSNPRQFILVGLLFAMAALVRSTGVMLYGIFGVLWIGWCLQLTDAFVRCLRRTLPGVLTATAVWGLILGSYLLYNYNTIGVAQISLAGSGGLKNVICVVEERTEQLPFQGMRDRFDDSVKARMERSNKSYVYEFTHLANEKTSYQLSHHRDVYLAVCYKNIIDNVHNDFELYTVQTPVWKNEVNAVRAYLGDHKLHFRTSVLALLGLLYMIWRRQYLLASFTVTIFLYFALTSAFSYWQTSRIIYPATPAISIFTASVIVAVWDVLMKIKGITRKMKPLDASASN; encoded by the coding sequence ATGTCACACCAACAGTCGAATCATGTCAGTTTAGGGCGTAAAGCCTTTCTTATCATACTTATTACCGCTATAGGATTAAGACTGCTCTGTTTCGGTCTTATGTATTGGCAGGTTCCCCCCGAAAAGTGGTCTCGACTCACTCCGGACTCAGATCAGTATGCACAAGCCTCATCTACAATTCTTAAAAATTTCGATTTTGACACACATACTATCAAAAAACAGGGACCCGGATACCCGGCATTTCTTGCGCTTGCAGGATGGCGGAATGACGATGACTCAATTCGGATTATTCTTATCCAGATAATTCTTGGAGCATTTTCTTCGGTATTGATTGCGAAACTCGCTCTTCAATTGGGGGGGGCGCGAAATGTTGCCTTTATAGCCGGTATGGCCCATAGTTTGTCACCCGCGGCTATCAGCCTTTCAAATATTTTATTAACTGAATGTCTCTTTGTGTTTCTCATGCTGTCTGGATTTACGCTTGCCTTGGGCGCATTCAAATCATCGAACCCGCGACAATTTATTCTTGTAGGATTGCTTTTTGCAATGGCTGCGCTGGTGCGATCTACTGGGGTTATGTTGTATGGCATATTCGGCGTACTCTGGATTGGTTGGTGCCTACAGCTGACGGACGCGTTCGTGCGCTGTCTTCGACGAACTTTGCCCGGAGTCCTAACTGCGACGGCGGTTTGGGGGCTGATTTTGGGCTCGTATCTCCTATATAACTATAACACAATCGGTGTTGCTCAAATATCTCTCGCAGGCTCTGGCGGGCTCAAAAACGTAATTTGTGTGGTGGAGGAACGAACCGAACAATTGCCTTTTCAAGGTATGAGAGACCGATTCGATGATTCGGTTAAAGCCCGAATGGAGAGATCGAATAAATCATACGTCTATGAGTTTACCCACTTGGCGAACGAGAAGACCTCGTATCAGCTGTCGCATCACAGAGACGTGTATCTGGCTGTTTGCTACAAAAACATAATTGACAATGTCCATAATGATTTTGAGTTGTACACTGTGCAGACTCCAGTGTGGAAAAATGAAGTGAATGCCGTTCGCGCATATTTAGGCGATCATAAACTGCACTTTCGGACGTCAGTTTTAGCCTTATTAGGATTACTGTATATGATTTGGCGCCGTCAATATCTTCTGGCTTCATTCACTGTGACAATATTTCTGTATTTTGCGCTAACCTCAGCATTCTCGTATTGGCAAACTTCCCGTATCATATATCCTGCAACTCCGGCAATTTCAATTTTTACCGCCAGCGTAATAGTTGCCGTGTGGGATGTTTTGATGAAGATAAAGGGAATAACGAGGAAGATGAAGCCGTTGGATGCTTCTGCTTCAAATTAA